In Bacteroidales bacterium, a genomic segment contains:
- a CDS encoding sugar transferase produces the protein MLKPKKLIAKYVFFDYIAAMTAWSAFYFYRKIVIELPLFGELHTEINMEFFLGTLLLPVLWVLFYYLTGQYQNPYYRSRLKELGHTISTTIVGSTIIFFALILDDYIGTYKDYYSLYLILILFHFAATYIPRLTITATTIKKIRSGRIGFNTVFIGGGEKALNFYKKNKEGIRSSGLIVKGFVAIYENSTYQAAEVLTQLGYLKDIHKIIAENDIHEVIIASEAKEQEQVEAIIHHIEFIDVKIKLIPDLFDMFTGKYLTPGISKNPLLEISHNVLPAWQENTKRFTDIIGSLICMIILSPVYLFLAFGVKQSSKGPILYNQERIGKNGKPFKIYKFRSMFIGAEKNGPMLSSKNDNRITKFGLFMRKTRLDEIPQFFNVFIGNMSLVGPRPERQYYIEQIVQRTPQYKRLLKVRPGITSWGQVKYGYAENVDQMVERLKYDLIYIENMSIYFDLKIIIYTIKTVLEGSGK, from the coding sequence ATGTTAAAGCCTAAAAAGCTGATAGCCAAATATGTTTTTTTCGACTACATTGCCGCAATGACAGCGTGGTCTGCCTTCTACTTTTATCGTAAAATTGTAATTGAATTACCTCTGTTCGGAGAACTACACACGGAAATAAATATGGAGTTTTTTCTGGGAACTCTACTTCTTCCTGTTCTTTGGGTGCTGTTTTATTACTTAACGGGTCAATATCAAAATCCATATTACAGATCACGGCTCAAAGAGTTAGGACATACAATATCTACAACTATCGTAGGGTCAACAATAATATTCTTCGCATTGATATTGGACGACTATATTGGCACATACAAAGACTACTATTCATTATATCTTATCTTAATTTTGTTTCACTTTGCTGCTACATATATCCCTCGTTTAACTATCACGGCAACAACGATAAAAAAAATCCGATCGGGAAGAATTGGTTTTAATACGGTATTTATAGGAGGAGGTGAAAAAGCACTGAACTTTTACAAAAAAAACAAAGAAGGTATTCGTTCTAGTGGACTAATTGTAAAAGGATTTGTTGCTATTTATGAAAACTCCACTTATCAAGCTGCAGAAGTGTTGACACAATTAGGCTACTTAAAAGACATTCACAAAATTATTGCCGAAAATGACATACACGAAGTAATTATTGCCAGTGAAGCCAAAGAACAAGAACAAGTTGAAGCGATTATACATCATATTGAATTTATTGATGTAAAAATCAAGCTAATACCTGACCTGTTTGATATGTTTACAGGAAAATATTTAACCCCAGGAATATCCAAAAACCCATTATTAGAAATATCCCATAATGTATTACCTGCTTGGCAGGAAAACACAAAACGCTTTACCGACATAATTGGTTCTTTGATATGTATGATAATTTTATCACCTGTTTATTTATTTCTCGCGTTTGGAGTGAAGCAATCTTCAAAAGGTCCCATATTATATAACCAAGAGAGAATTGGCAAAAACGGAAAACCTTTTAAAATATACAAATTTCGTTCGATGTTCATAGGTGCCGAAAAGAATGGACCAATGCTCTCATCAAAAAATGACAACCGGATTACTAAATTCGGACTATTTATGCGTAAAACCAGACTTGACGAAATTCCCCAATTTTTCAATGTTTTTATCGGCAACATGTCACTTGTTGGACCTCGACCTGAAAGACAATATTATATTGAACAAATTGTGCAACGTACACCTCAATACAAGCGCTTACTAAAAGTGAGGCCTGGTATTACATCATGGGGACAAGTAAAATATGGATATGCCGAAAATGTTGACCAAATGGTAGAAAGACTAAAATATGACCTTATTTATATTGAGAACATGTCGATATATTTTGACCTGAAAATCATAATATACACTATTAAAACAGTTCTCGAGGGAAGTGGCAAATAA
- a CDS encoding 2-C-methyl-D-erythritol 4-phosphate cytidylyltransferase has protein sequence MSEKSVVIVAGGSGVRMGVSTPKQFLLLQSKPVLLHTIEKFFNYDNDIEIVVVLPKAHIDTWITMCENYSINIRHKIVDGGIERFFSVRNGLSSLSNPKWVAIHDGVRPVVSANLIDRCFKTVISNNSAIPVINPSETVRFGSLQDSKTILRDNVFLVQTPQVFNYELIKKAYKVDYNSSFTDDASVYEHSGNKVFMVEGEPTNVKITKKSDIEFCNFLLSQKI, from the coding sequence ATGTCTGAAAAGTCTGTTGTTATAGTTGCCGGAGGTTCAGGTGTAAGAATGGGAGTTTCTACACCCAAGCAGTTTTTGCTTTTGCAATCGAAGCCTGTGCTTTTACATACTATAGAGAAGTTTTTTAACTATGATAATGACATTGAGATAGTTGTAGTATTACCCAAAGCTCATATTGACACATGGATAACCATGTGTGAAAATTACTCCATAAATATACGTCATAAAATAGTTGATGGCGGTATAGAACGTTTTTTTAGTGTTCGAAATGGATTAAGTTCATTAAGCAATCCTAAATGGGTTGCAATACATGACGGTGTTAGACCTGTTGTTAGTGCAAATTTGATAGATAGGTGTTTTAAGACTGTAATCTCCAATAATTCGGCGATTCCTGTTATTAATCCGTCAGAAACAGTTCGTTTTGGTTCTTTACAAGATAGTAAAACGATTCTACGTGATAATGTTTTTTTGGTTCAAACACCTCAAGTTTTTAATTATGAACTTATTAAAAAGGCTTACAAAGTTGATTATAACAGTAGTTTTACTGATGATGCTTCAGTTTATGAACATTCCGGGAATAAAGTATTTATGGTTGAAGGAGAACCAACTAATGTAAAAATAACTAAAAAGAGTGATATTGAGTTTTGTAATTTTCTTTTATCTCAAAAGATATAA